AGGAGCTCGCCCACGGAACGCACACGGCGGTTGCCGAACCTCACGTGGAGCGTCACGACGAAGGGCACGCCGGCCATCTTCGAGGCCAACAGGGCAACCCAGGCCGGGACGCGGGAGTGGGCGTGTATCAGGTCGTAACCATTGCGCCTGGCCACCGCCGCTATCC
The genomic region above belongs to Acetomicrobium sp. S15 = DSM 107314 and contains:
- a CDS encoding glycosyltransferase; translation: IAAVARRNGYDLIHAHSRVPAWVALLASKMAGVPFVVTLHVRFGNRRVRSVGELLQNQIRIGLLRMERIAKDRMTTVPDLSTATARDLV